Proteins from a single region of Candidatus Cloacimonadota bacterium:
- a CDS encoding DUF3795 domain-containing protein: MSKMIAYCGIVCTECPAYIATKNNDEDLRKKTATEWSKTYGAEIKPENIYCDGCLQDEGHLIGHCAECEIRACGKEKKVENCAYCDDFACEKLEKFFEFVPTAKKVLENIRNK; this comes from the coding sequence ATGTCTAAAATGATCGCCTATTGTGGTATTGTTTGCACGGAATGCCCAGCATATATTGCCACAAAAAACAATGATGAGGATTTGAGAAAAAAAACCGCTACGGAATGGTCGAAAACTTATGGTGCGGAAATTAAACCAGAAAATATTTATTGTGATGGTTGTCTGCAAGATGAAGGGCATCTGATAGGGCATTGTGCCGAATGTGAAATTCGGGCATGTGGCAAAGAGAAAAAGGTTGAAAACTGCGCCTACTGCGATGATTTTGCCTGTGAAAAACTGGAAAAATTTTTTGAATTCGTTCCCACTGCCAAAAAGGTTCTGGAAAATATTCGGAACAAATAA